TAAGTTAGGTACGAGTCATCTTTCTAATGTAACAGTTGTACCAACTGGAGACTATATGGTATCGCAAGCCACTTTCCCAACGTATTTCTTAAAAGATAAAGGAATTTTAGAAGCAGAAAAAGTTAAAATACAAGCGGAGATTGATGCAAAACTGTTTAAAGAGCGCATCGCTCCAGCTCTAGGTATCACGATCCGATATGTGGGCGAAGAACCTTTTTCCGAGTTGACCGATATTTATAATGAGATGATGGAGCTTACTTTTAAAGAGGCACTCCAATTAAAGATCATTCCTCGTCATACGATAGGTAATGATATTATTAGTGCCACCAAAGTAAGAAAAGCAATTGAGATACATGATTTTGAAACCGCAAGCAAATACTTGCCTAACACATCAATCAATTATCTAAAAGGGATAAACAAAATTCCATAGAGAGGAGAATTTTAATGAATATTACGCGAACAGCATCAGCTGGAACAGTAGAATCATGTGATATTATGGTTACCATCGAGCCTAATAGGGATAATGGTATCCAAATTGACTTACAGAGTAGCGTAGAAAAACAATTCGGTGAACAAATCAAAGAGGTGTTAGTTAAAACACTAGAAAAATTAGATGTAAATAATGTCAATGTCTTGGCGGTTGACCAAGGTGCCTTAGATTGTACTATTGAAGCGCGTACGGTTGTGGCCGTCTATCGTGCAGCGGATAAAAAGGAATTTGACTGGAAGGAGTTGAACTCATGGAGCGTTTAAGAAGAACGATGATGTTTGTTCCTGGAGCGAATCCAGCCATGTTACGTGATGCCATTTTGTATGGGGCAGATGCTGTGATGTTTGATTTAGAAGATGCCGTTTCTATCAATGAAAAAGATTCAGCGCGTTTTCTAGTCCATAAAGCGTTAAAAACGCTGGATTACAGTAAAGTTGAAACGGTTGTTCGTATTAATGCATTAGCGGATGGCGGTGACCAAGATATTGAAGCGGTTGTAACCGCTGGGGTCGACGTTGTACGTTTACCTAAAACTGAAACCGCACAAGATATTATTGATGTAGCTACTGTTATTACGGACGTGGAAGAAAAGTATGGTATTGAAGTAGGTAGAACAAAAATGATGGCAGCCATTGAATCTGCAACGGGGGTCTTAAATGCACGTGAAATTGCCCATGCATCTGATCGTCTAATTGGGATTGCTCTTGGAGCAGAAGATTACGTGACAAATATGAAAACAAAACGGAGTCCTGAGGGTACGGAATTATTCTTTGCACGTAGTTTTATTTTACATGCTGCGCGTGATGCAGGTATCGCAGCGATTGATACCGTTTATTCAGATGTGAATAATGATGAAGGCTTTAAAGCAGAAGTTCGCTTAATCAAACAATTAGGCTTCGATGGAAAATCAGTGATTAATCCACGTCAAATTCCATTAGTTAACGAGATTTACGCACCAACGGCAGCAGAAATTCAAAATGCCAAAGAAACGATATGGGCTATCCGTGAAGCAGAAGAAAAAGGTTCTGGGGTTGTTTCATTACGAGGAAAGATGATTGATAAACCAATTGTTGAACGTGCCCAACGTGTTTTAGCTATTGCAAGAGCCACACAATTAATCGATGAGGAGGAAATTTAATCATGGTTAAAAATAGAGTAAACAGAGAAATTCCTGAAGAATTTGCAGAGAAATACAATGTTTACGCTGGCGAAACAGCAAACATTAAAGAATACAAAGAATCCTCTCGAACGATTAGTCCAGTAAAACCAGGGGAGACAAAATTATTAGCGAGTTTACAAGAAGCTATTGAAAAAGTGGGGTTAAAAGATGGAATGACTATTTCATTTCATCATCATTTCCGTGAAGGCGACTATGTTTTAAATATGGTGATGGATGTCATTGCTGAAATGGGTTTTAAAAATATATCTATTGCCCCTAGCTCCATTGCTAATGTTCATGCACCTTTAATTGACCATATAAAAAATGGTGTCGTTACTAATATTACGTCAAGTGGTTTACGCGATGAATTAGGCGCAGCAATTTCATCAGGAATTATGGAAAATCCGGTCGTTATTCGTTCACATGGTGGTCGTGCGCGGGCTATTGTTGCGGGAGATATCAAAATTGACGTGGCTTTCTTAGGCGTACCAAGTTCGGATGAATATGGCAATGCGAATGGAGTTAAAGGTAAAGCTGTCTGCGGATCGTTAGGCTATGCTAAAGTGGATGCAAAATATGCTGATAAAGTTGTATTAATAACAGATTCTCTACAAAAATATCCCAATACACCTATCAGTATCCCTCAAACAGATGTCGATTATGTTGTTGAAGTAGACGCTATCGGCGATCCAAGCGGTATTGCTAAAGGTGCGACGCGTTTTACATCTAATCCTAAAGAATTATTGATTGCAGAATATGCCAATAAAGTGATTACTGCATCTCCTTACTATAAAACGGGTATGTCATTCCAAACAGGAACGGGTGGTGCTTCCCTGGCTGTATCTCGCTTCTTAAAAGAATCAATGATTAAAGATAATGTTGTTGCTGGTTTTGCATTAGGTGGAATTACAAACCAGATGGTTGAGTTGCTAGAAGAAGGTTTAGTCGAAAAATTATTAGATGTACAGGATTTCGATGCCCCTTCTGGTGTATCGTTAGGTAGTAATGAACACCATTATGAAATTGATGCAAACTTTTATGCTTCTGCCTCCAATAAAGGATCAGCAATTAACCAATTAAATATCTGTATTTTATCTGCTTTAGAGATTGATACAAACTTTAATGTTAATGTTATGACAGGTTCTGATGGTGTTATTCGAGGTGCAGCTGGTGGACATCCAGACACTGCCATGGCTTCAGATATGACCATGATTATCTCTCCTTTAATACGTGGAAGAATCCCAACAATTGTTGATGAAGTAAATACCGTTATCACGCCTGGGGACAGTGTTGATGTGGTGGTTACTGAAGTCGGTATTGCAATTAATCCTAAAAGGGAAGATTTATTAGAAGCTTTTAAATCTTTGAAGATTCCTCAATTTACTATTGAAGAATTAAAAGAAAAAGCTTATGCAGTGGTAGGTAATCCCAAACCCATCGTTTACGGTGATAAAGTAGTTGCCTTAATCGAATACCGCGATGGCACCTTAATTGATGTTGTTAAAAATGTTTAATGATATTTTTTTAGGTGAAACAGTTACGCTAATCGATATGCTAAATGCTCGCGATGAACGTTATGCCAAACAAAATAGTTTGTTGTCTCAGTATCCAGGCTGTTCTTTGTTAGTTGTCACTATGAATATTCCCGGAGATATTAAAAATTCCCAGAAAATTTCAGAAGTATTCAAATCAGCGATCGAAATAATTGATCAAGAACTTGTAGGTGCAAGCCTTAAGCATAAAAGTTCACTTCAGCAACATACAGGCAATGAAGCCTATTATGTACTGGATATACCAGCCGTTGATTTGAAGCGATTAATGATCGCTATTGAAGAGCAGCATCCACAAGGACGACTTTTTGATTTAGATGTTTTATTTGTGGATGAAGATACTGGTGCAGTTGCTAAAATTAGTCGGGCTGATTATAATCTAATGCCCCGCCAGTGTTTTGTTTGCGATAAAAATGCCAAAGAATGTGCTCGCTCTAGAGCGCATTCAATCCAAGAAATGAAAGTTGCGGTTGCTAATTTAATGGCAAAACAATAAAGGGTGATAATTTGAAAGAAGTTAGATTTGTAGAAACAGTATTACGCGACGGCCAACAAAGTCAAATCGCTACAAGAATGCCTATGGAAGATATGTTGCCTATTTTAGAAGAAATGGATAAAGCAGGTTACTATGCAATGGAAGTTTGGGGTGGCGCAACGTTTGATGCATGCTTACGTTTCTTAAATGAAGATCCATGGGAACGTCTACGTACGATACGAAAACATGTAAAAAATACGAAATTATCCATGTTATTACGGGGGCAAAATATACTTGGTTATCGTAATTATGCCGATGATATTGTCGAACGTTTTGTAACCAAAGCCATTGAGAACGGGATTGATATTGTAAGAATCTTCGATGCG
This window of the Fundicoccus culcitae genome carries:
- the citD gene encoding citrate lyase acyl carrier protein encodes the protein MNITRTASAGTVESCDIMVTIEPNRDNGIQIDLQSSVEKQFGEQIKEVLVKTLEKLDVNNVNVLAVDQGALDCTIEARTVVAVYRAADKKEFDWKELNSWSV
- the citE gene encoding citrate (pro-3S)-lyase subunit beta produces the protein MERLRRTMMFVPGANPAMLRDAILYGADAVMFDLEDAVSINEKDSARFLVHKALKTLDYSKVETVVRINALADGGDQDIEAVVTAGVDVVRLPKTETAQDIIDVATVITDVEEKYGIEVGRTKMMAAIESATGVLNAREIAHASDRLIGIALGAEDYVTNMKTKRSPEGTELFFARSFILHAARDAGIAAIDTVYSDVNNDEGFKAEVRLIKQLGFDGKSVINPRQIPLVNEIYAPTAAEIQNAKETIWAIREAEEKGSGVVSLRGKMIDKPIVERAQRVLAIARATQLIDEEEI
- the citF gene encoding citrate lyase subunit alpha, with protein sequence MVKNRVNREIPEEFAEKYNVYAGETANIKEYKESSRTISPVKPGETKLLASLQEAIEKVGLKDGMTISFHHHFREGDYVLNMVMDVIAEMGFKNISIAPSSIANVHAPLIDHIKNGVVTNITSSGLRDELGAAISSGIMENPVVIRSHGGRARAIVAGDIKIDVAFLGVPSSDEYGNANGVKGKAVCGSLGYAKVDAKYADKVVLITDSLQKYPNTPISIPQTDVDYVVEVDAIGDPSGIAKGATRFTSNPKELLIAEYANKVITASPYYKTGMSFQTGTGGASLAVSRFLKESMIKDNVVAGFALGGITNQMVELLEEGLVEKLLDVQDFDAPSGVSLGSNEHHYEIDANFYASASNKGSAINQLNICILSALEIDTNFNVNVMTGSDGVIRGAAGGHPDTAMASDMTMIISPLIRGRIPTIVDEVNTVITPGDSVDVVVTEVGIAINPKREDLLEAFKSLKIPQFTIEELKEKAYAVVGNPKPIVYGDKVVALIEYRDGTLIDVVKNV
- the citX gene encoding citrate lyase holo-[acyl-carrier protein] synthase, which codes for MFNDIFLGETVTLIDMLNARDERYAKQNSLLSQYPGCSLLVVTMNIPGDIKNSQKISEVFKSAIEIIDQELVGASLKHKSSLQQHTGNEAYYVLDIPAVDLKRLMIAIEEQHPQGRLFDLDVLFVDEDTGAVAKISRADYNLMPRQCFVCDKNAKECARSRAHSIQEMKVAVANLMAKQ